The DNA region CTCCTCCTCGACGAGATGAAGCAGCTCCGCGATCTCGGCGTCTACGTCGGCACGTATTGCCAGCCGATGATTCCGAGCCTCTACCAGCCGGTCGCCGATCCGATGGAGACGATCCGCACTATTAAACAAATCGGCCCCGACCGCTGCATCATCGGCAGCGACTTCGGCCAGGTGCTCCACATGGACGCGATCGACGGCATGCGCGTCTTCATCCGCGCGCTGCTCGGCTTCGGCATCAAGCCGAACGAGGTAAGCACGATGCTGAAGGATAATCCGGCGAAGTTAATGTGGCTCGATTAATCTGAATGCGCCACACGCTCGCGCGCACGGTTTCCATTGTCGGCCATCCGCTGTGCGTAGTTCCCATTGCGTCGGTCGTTGCCATGGCATCGCATGGCGCGCTTTCGCGCGTGCTGTGGGCGGCGGCGATATTTTTTATATCGCTCTCGCTGATCGTTCTGACTTTTGCCTGGTGGCAAGTACGAGCCGGCCGGTGGCAACACATAGATGCAAGTCGGATCGGCGAGCGGCGCTCCTTTAATTACTTTCTGGCGCTGCTTCTTTTCATTGCCGCCTTGATCAGCTTTCGCCAGTCACAACCCGTCGGACTTACCGTCGGGCTTTTTGTCTCCGGATGTCTCGCGGTTCTGGCGATCCTTTTTTCAGCGTGGGTCAAGATATCGCTCCACGTCGCGTTCTCAGTTTATTCGACGGCGCTGCTATGGTACTCGGGGTTCTGGCTCGTCGCCATCGGTCTTTGCCTGGCAATGGCCGTGGCCTGGTCGCGTCTCGAACTCCGGCGTCATGCGGTGATCGACGTGTTGCTGGGGGGGCTTTTCGGTGCTGTAGCCGGTTTGCTATTTTGGGTTTTATTGTTTGATCGGATAGGCTAGGGACGTCTCTGGGACTTTTCTACCGTCCTCAAGAAAATTAAGACATCGTTAACTCACGCCTCGTGCCGCACGCCTAAAAATGAATCAACGCTGGTGGATCGTCATCGCCGCGTGTCTCGCGCACGCCCTCAACACCGGCCTTAGCTATTTCGGACTGAGCGCCTACTTTCCCTCCTTCGAGCGGGAGTTTGGCTGGAGCCGTACGGCCATCTCGGGCGCCTTCTCGCTCGCCAGAATCGAATCCGGCCTCTTGGGTCCGCTGGAGGGTTACGCCACGGACCGGTTCGGCCCGCCGAAGATGATGTTTATCGGCATCTTCGTCGGCGCGCTGGGCTTTTTCTGCCTGAGCTTCGTCGATTCGTTGACGATGCTCTACGTCGTCATCGTTCTCGGAATCGTTCTCGGCTCCAGTCTCGGCTACAACATGCCGATCAGCGTGATGATCGCGCAGGTGTTCCGCGAGCGCAGGAGCTTCGCCTTTGGAATTTACCGGATGGGTCCGGGGTTGTCCGGGCCGCTGGTGCCCGTGATCGGCTGGATGATCGTCCAC from Candidatus Binatia bacterium includes:
- a CDS encoding MFS transporter encodes the protein MNQRWWIVIAACLAHALNTGLSYFGLSAYFPSFEREFGWSRTAISGAFSLARIESGLLGPLEGYATDRFGPPKMMFIGIFVGALGFFCLSFVDSLTMLYVVIVLGIVLGSSLGYNMPISVMIAQVFRERRSFAFGIYRMGPGLSGPLVPVIGWMIVHWGWRTAAVASGIVLLAVSLPLAVMIARIYKGKGGAAIEVTDTKKHAASGPRAVAETEFTLREAMRT